The nucleotide window AACGCTCTGCTTTCGGGTTTCCTTCGAAACGGTAAGGGCAAAGAAGCTCTCGGCGTTTTCGCAGCTATGTGTAGAGACAAAGTAGCAATCAGTGAGTTCACTTTGTGTTCCGTTGTTAAAACATGCGCCTCTCTCAAGATTCTGCAGCAAGGGAAGCAAGTTCACGCCGTGGTGGTGGTGACTGGACGCGATCTCGTTGTCTTAGGAACTTCGATTATAAGCTTCTACTCTAGCGTAGGGCTGATGAGTGAAGCCATGAAGGTTTATTTCGGTTTGAATGTTCGTACCGACGAGGCGATGTTGAACTCTTTGGTATCAGGCTGCATACGAAACCGAAACTACGAGGACGCGTTACTGCTTATGAGTAGGCGGAGACCCAATGTTAGAGTGCTCGTTAGCTCTCTCGCTAGCTGCTCTGACAACTCTGATCTGTGGATTGGTAAACAGATACACTGCGTCGCCTTGCGTAACGGCTTCCTTTCGGATTCGAAGCTGTGCAACGGCTTGATGGATATGTACGGCAAATGTGGTCAGATCGCGCAAGCGCGTGCTGTATTCAGAGCCATTACGTCGAAAACTGTTGTTTCTTGGACGAGTATGATAGATGCGTATGGGGTAAATGGGGATGGCGTCAAAGCGCTCGAAACCTTCAGGGAAATGTGCGAAGAAGGAAGTGGAGTTTTGCCCAATTCAGTGACGTTCCTAGTTGTTTTATCGGCCTGTGCGCACGCGGGGTTAGTTGAGGAAGGTAAGGAATGTTTTGGTATGATGAAGGAGAAGTATGGGCTGTTACCGGGAACAGAGCATTACGTGTGCTTCATCGATATCTTAAGCAAGGCTGGTGATACAGAGGAGATATGGAGATTAGTTGAGAGAATGAACGATAGCGGAAACAACCTTCCTTGTGCTATATGGGTCGCGGTACTTAGTGCTTGTAGTCTTAATATGGATGTAACGCGAGGCGAATATGCAGCAAGGAGGGTTATGGAGGAGAAGGGTCATGATGAGAAGGCAAGTGTCTATGTTTTGGTTTCGAATTTCTACGCAGCGATTGGGAAGTGGGATATGGTTGAAGAGATGAGGGAGAAGTTGAATAAGAAAGGTTTGGTTAAAGCAGCTGGACACAGTTCATTCATGTGAATCttcactttttgttttttttttcagcatcAGTCGTCATCTTTTATTAAACACTTTATACTACACTTGAGCAGTTCAACTACTGTTTTATgaaaagaaacagaaaaaaaaatcccacTAAAGCATTGGTTTTGAATTGTCTCTTTGTTCTAAAAGTCAAAAACCAAAAGAAGACATAGTCAGCATGGAGCAGCATTGACCGGCGATTAGAAGTAGTTGAAAGGGCAATGTCACAGATAATTTTAAGATAAATGGATTAGGACAAGAGAAGTCAAAAGATGTGTCCTTTTCAAACCTCTCCACAACCCTCtttctttgtattttaaaaacaaatcacCTAGACTAAACTTCCAAACAGAGACTTGAACAGAGAAGACGATGATCAGAGCCTTGAGCACGAGGAAGGACCGAGGAGGCTACAAGAAGCTAGGTggtgagaaagaagaagaacgaGAAGCAGCAGGGGTTAGGCTT belongs to Brassica rapa cultivar Chiifu-401-42 chromosome A07, CAAS_Brap_v3.01, whole genome shotgun sequence and includes:
- the LOC103829599 gene encoding pentatricopeptide repeat-containing protein At5g66500, mitochondrial, with protein sequence MFACLSRLGDASGKSTNLLWRAAVARNFSGHADHVFDEMLQRDLSSLNSQLSSYLRGGNPDGTLGLFVNMHRASPVLTSHTFTPVLGACALSSYPKTGRQVHALMIKQGAETGTISKTALIDMYSKHGSLADSVAVFDSVEDKDVVSWNALLSGFLRNGKGKEALGVFAAMCRDKVAISEFTLCSVVKTCASLKILQQGKQVHAVVVVTGRDLVVLGTSIISFYSSVGLMSEAMKVYFGLNVRTDEAMLNSLVSGCIRNRNYEDALLLMSRRRPNVRVLVSSLASCSDNSDLWIGKQIHCVALRNGFLSDSKLCNGLMDMYGKCGQIAQARAVFRAITSKTVVSWTSMIDAYGVNGDGVKALETFREMCEEGSGVLPNSVTFLVVLSACAHAGLVEEGKECFGMMKEKYGLLPGTEHYVCFIDILSKAGDTEEIWRLVERMNDSGNNLPCAIWVAVLSACSLNMDVTRGEYAARRVMEEKGHDEKASVYVLVSNFYAAIGKWDMVEEMREKLNKKGLVKAAGHSSFM